Proteins from a single region of Dyadobacter fanqingshengii:
- a CDS encoding RagB/SusD family nutrient uptake outer membrane protein gives MISKNIKIAVALVILAFSGTSCEDFLESKPISQIGETDFFKTESDFNQALVGAYSAFAQVYSGNGYYPLLVDLRSDNTTELTAGGDGNDAKRNIDEFRETTDNEHLTAFWQTSYNLIARCNSILSKIDGSTVSDNLKKQFTGEALTLRALGYFNLVRLYGAVPLVTEPVTDIDASYKVGRSAVQEVYAQIEADLVKAEGLVPASYDDASVGRATLGVAQSLLGQVYLTQKKYAEAAAEFKKVVTSGTYSLLPVYADLYKAGQQGNREAIWQAQYKGAANGLGSNLPNHFAPTGSEGITIPSGGAYGFNQPTEDIAAAYTTGDVRRNNIADGYQNGTAFVAAKYIRGYVERETGGGYADSGADWYVIRYADILLMYAEALNEVNKGPNADAYAAINQVRTRAKLANLSGLTYETFKAAVYNEERLESPFEGHRWFDLLRTDRALTVMNAKVASGGKSTVGISTPIKSYQLLYPIPALAVITSSPAIVQNEGY, from the coding sequence AAAACCCATTTCCCAGATCGGCGAAACCGACTTTTTTAAAACAGAATCGGACTTTAACCAGGCATTGGTGGGTGCCTACTCCGCTTTCGCGCAGGTGTATTCCGGCAATGGCTACTATCCTTTGCTGGTCGACCTTCGATCGGATAACACCACCGAGCTTACCGCAGGCGGGGATGGAAATGACGCAAAAAGGAACATTGACGAATTTCGGGAAACGACCGACAATGAGCACCTCACCGCATTTTGGCAAACCAGTTACAACCTGATCGCAAGATGCAATAGTATCCTTTCCAAAATCGACGGTTCAACTGTTTCGGATAATCTTAAAAAACAATTCACAGGCGAGGCACTTACGTTGCGCGCATTAGGCTATTTCAACCTCGTGCGGTTATACGGCGCCGTTCCGCTCGTGACCGAGCCGGTGACAGATATTGATGCAAGTTATAAAGTAGGCCGCTCCGCAGTTCAGGAAGTATATGCACAAATCGAAGCCGACCTTGTAAAAGCAGAAGGATTGGTGCCTGCTTCTTATGATGACGCTTCTGTGGGCCGGGCAACATTGGGTGTTGCTCAAAGTTTACTTGGGCAAGTTTACCTGACACAAAAAAAGTACGCCGAAGCCGCTGCCGAATTTAAAAAAGTAGTTACATCCGGCACTTACAGCCTGCTGCCAGTGTATGCAGATCTCTATAAAGCTGGTCAGCAAGGAAATCGGGAGGCGATCTGGCAGGCACAGTATAAAGGTGCAGCCAACGGACTTGGTTCAAACTTACCGAATCACTTCGCGCCAACAGGCTCGGAAGGCATTACCATTCCATCCGGCGGGGCTTACGGCTTTAACCAGCCCACCGAAGATATCGCCGCCGCCTACACCACGGGCGACGTGCGTCGGAACAACATTGCCGATGGCTATCAAAATGGTACTGCATTTGTCGCGGCTAAATACATTCGTGGTTATGTGGAGCGCGAAACAGGCGGCGGTTATGCCGATTCGGGAGCCGATTGGTATGTAATCCGCTATGCCGATATTCTTTTAATGTATGCAGAAGCTTTAAACGAAGTAAACAAAGGGCCTAATGCCGATGCTTACGCAGCAATCAACCAGGTAAGGACGCGCGCAAAGCTGGCTAATCTGAGCGGCCTGACTTATGAAACATTCAAAGCAGCAGTTTACAATGAAGAACGTCTGGAGTCGCCATTCGAAGGGCACCGCTGGTTCGATCTGCTGCGCACGGATCGCGCCCTCACGGTTATGAATGCAAAAGTTGCAAGCGGTGGCAAAAGTACAGTAGGCATTTCAACGCCGATCAAATCTTACCAATTATTGTATCCGATTCCGGCTTTGGCGGTAATTACCAGCAGCCCCGCAATTGTGCAAAATGAAGGGTATTGA